The genomic stretch GGTCACCGCCTACCAGTTCTCCTTCCAGTTCTTCCAGCTCCCGTACGCCCTCGTCGCGGTGTCGGTCGCCTCGGCAATCATGCCCGACCTCTCCGAACGCTGGACGGCGCGGGACACTCGCGGTTTCGAGCGACAGTTCGTCACTGGGCTCCGCACGACGCTCGCCGTCCTGCTACCAGCGGGTCTCGTCTACATCGCGGTGGCTCAGCCGTTCATACAGCTGGCGGTACACCACGGCAGGGTGAGCGCCCAAGGAGCCCACCTGGTCGGGTCCACGCTCGCCCTCTTCGCCGTCGGGCTGCCGGGGTTCAGCGCTTTCTTCCTCCTGATGCGCGCCTACCAGGCGATGCAGGAGGCACGCGCGATGTTCTGGCTGTACGTGCTGGAGAACGCCCTGACGATCGCGGCCGCGGCCGCGCTCGACCCTGTCCTCGGGGTGCCGGGTCTCGCGCTCGGCTGGGTGGCCCCCTACACCGTCGTGTCGTTCGTAGCCTGGGCCGACCTGCGCCGCCGGGTCGGCCGGCTCGGCGGGGCGAACACCACCCGGGCGCTCGTGAGGATTGCCGTCGCCGGGGGGGTCGCCGGCGCGGTTGCCGCTCTGATCGGGCTTCCATTTCCCTCGAGTGCTACCGACCCGGTCCTCGTAGCAAGGCTGGTGCTGCAGGTCGGAGGCTCGGCGGTGGCGTACCTCCTTCTGGCGAGGGTGTTCGGTATAAGAGAGCTGCGCCCCATATTCAGAATGGTGTCGAGGGCCCGCTAGGGCACGCCCTCCCCTGCGCGCCCCACCTGGCGGGCGGCGGCCTCGACGGCCAGGCGGTCGACGAGGTCGTTGTACGGGTCGCCTCCGTGGCCCTTCACCCAACGAAAAGAGATGCGCCTCGGATCACAGCGGTAAGCGTCGATGAGCGGTTCCCACAGGTCGCGGTTCGCGACGGGCTTCTTCTGGCT from Acidimicrobiales bacterium encodes the following:
- a CDS encoding lipid II flippase MurJ, with product VTAYQFSFQFFQLPYALVAVSVASAIMPDLSERWTARDTRGFERQFVTGLRTTLAVLLPAGLVYIAVAQPFIQLAVHHGRVSAQGAHLVGSTLALFAVGLPGFSAFFLLMRAYQAMQEARAMFWLYVLENALTIAAAAALDPVLGVPGLALGWVAPYTVVSFVAWADLRRRVGRLGGANTTRALVRIAVAGGVAGAVAALIGLPFPSSATDPVLVARLVLQVGGSAVAYLLLARVFGIRELRPIFRMVSRAR